The sequence taattaatataagattctCTATGTTTGCCAACAAAATTAAGAAAAGCTTATAGAACCACTTTAATTAATAGGGTTTAAGGAATTAAATGCCATGATGGCCGGATTTGAGTTATACCGAAGAATATTAGATCATCATAAGGAGACTTAATTTACCTCTTGAATGTAAACTATTGTCTAAAAAAGTTGTGTTATATTTCAAACACGAACCATTATCTTGTTAGTTAACATCATTAATTCTAATTTGGTTTGATTACAGTTCAACTTCATTGTAACTTTATGGGGTCCTATCAGAATGTTAGCAACAACAATTCTATGCATCTTAACTAATATATACAAAATGGAATCCTAGACCCACTAATAATTGGGATTACCTACACTATTATATCATTATATAGTAACACTACACATTATATTTAAGGAATATTTTAAGATAAATTACAAGCATGGACTACAGACCTCGAGTGTGAAAAGAAGGGGTGTTGGTGACGCGTCTTTAGTATCAAGGTCTGATGCTACTGAATCTGGCTCCATTGGCGTTGTTGCTTGCATATGTCTACTTTGAGTATCAGAAGGAACCTGCTTCCAACCCACTTTCATGCAACTATATCCTTGTTCAGTCAGCTTAAAACCCTATAAATAGACCAAAAAATAATAAGGATATATCCTTAACATTCTTTATGACAACAAAATCTCATGTTATCATTATGTTTCGGGTAAAATATTGTGCGGTCACTAGAGTTCTTAAGTAATATGGAGTATATAAGTATGGCTCAGATTTTCGACATGTCAGTACATAAGATAAAGAACAGCACCTAATCATGACTCATGAGGATAAATTTGAAATACTTCTGTAGTTACAAGTTAATTAAACATAGTTTTTCACATAATTCAAAATAATATGTTAACCCACTTCTGATTTCTATAATACAGTTGCCAGCTTCACTTGTCTGGTTCATGAGTCATACTTCCCATTCAAAATCATACTGATTAATTTGGTAATAATCAACCATAGACAACTATGCTAGCGGTAAAAGTCTTCAGCAGTGCAAGCTATAAAAAGAATAAAAGAAGGTATGAAGAGGATTACATAAAGTCAGAGTCCACTACAACCCGCCCAAAAAGACGGCCCTGCTTTAACTCTAGAAGTAAGGCCGTACCATACGGACAAGTCCCTGCGCGAACGGGACCCTGCTTTAATTCTTGATTTAGCACTATGTCCCAAACTTTTCAAGAACATAAAGCCCCAATCTTTACCAGAATGTATAAAACTCACCTTGTGATTTAAGATATCGGTAGGAAAATCCACATTCAGAAAACATTCCTGATGGTATGTTTTATTCTTGATTTCCATAAAAATGGCATCTATAATGGGTAAGCAAGCCTCAGCAGTCAGTTTTAAGTAATTCGGATTGCTTGTACCCTTAACCCTGTCAACAAAAGCATGTAAACAATCATAATGTGTTTCAAATTTGACCACCACATATTATATCTTACATATGAATGTTCAAGTATCTTGATTTATTCCACTTCAAAAAGATCAATTATTTATTTCATGTGGATTAGTAATTTCATTATTCCAAAAACAGATGTTCCCTTCTTTGTTGTAATATAATTATAATCCGTTCCCTCTAGTTCCAGATTAAACACTTTTAGTGTAATCAAAATCTCACAATGTCTGGGCTACATATAAAACTACCAATGAAGAAATTTTCTGGAGGCATTCAACTTAAAAGTTTCGAGATTTTTTTTGTCCTAAAAAAACGGTTTTCGGTTAGCATATCATCAATGAGTTTCAATCAACGTATCAACCAATCTGCTAAGATCTCTGTCTTCACCATTTCACATTGTGTGTATGCAAAAAGATCAGTATAAAGTAAAACTAAGTTTACTTATGCAAATAATCTATTCTAAAGAAGTTTACATACCAGTCGTATGATAGTGAGACAGATGGTAAACCATGGATAAATGCCTCCCGGGCACCTGCCACAGTCCCTGAATAGACGCTGCATTTCATTAACCTTCTATTAGAAAAGTGAAGCAAACTCTGCACATTTTTATCACGCCAAATACTAACAAAAAaactatttattataaaaaaaattaaatgataTAGACATGAGAAATAGTCAACTACATAAAACTGTAATCAAATTCACAGTTTGCAACTATcattaacaacaacaaaaaaaacaaTGGATACTGATTTTGGTGTATAATATGAGTTGATTGTAAACAGTACATCAGATGAAATCATAAGAGAAGTAGAAACTTGGTACTAACATGTGATAACCACAGTTGCTGCCCATATTTATGCCACTTAATACCTGTTAACAGTAACAAGGACAGAAAATTATAGTAGCCTCtcagaaaatatatataaaatgaaaattttaTGCCTACATTAAAAAGTATACAAAcctaattcttttttttttttttttttttaaagggaagtatattataaaataaaaaaagcaaactagcaagaagctagttaGTACACGAAACCACGCACTGACATCCAAACAAACAAAAACTCGAACAGACCTAAAAACACGAGAACAAACTAAGAAACCCTCGAACCCGTAGCCTAACTACCAAAGAACCAAACGAAAAACGAAAACAATCACGACCCCGAAACAAAAAACACAACGACTAAACACTGAAAACTACGATTCCGATCTCGAGGTTGAGTAGGATGAGCAGGATGAGGAACATGAACAACAATCAACTTCAACAGCATCCTCCTCCAGATCTTTCATCACATCATCGATAAAATACCTATCATGCCACCGATGTTTATCCCGATGTCTACTTCGCTTCATATTTATTCTACCCCAAACATATTTAATGAAATGACTTTTAATTAATGGGTGTACTTTTCTCTTTTTACAACGAAAACGAGTTGTTGCGTTAAATGTTGAAACTTCTACCGAATTATCCACAAGGTCTTACCACCTAAGGAGTTGATATTCTCCATGCTAATTGGCCCACCACCTAAGGAGTTTATATTCTCCATGTTATCAATTAAAGTTTCAAACGAAGAATAAACATGCGTCTCTTTTTCACGTGTAGACAATTCTACCATGTTCACTTTTTCCTTTTCCAACCCACTATCTCTTGATGGCCCACCTGTTCCATTTGAATTTGAACAATAAATATTGTCACGCTTAGACTGAGAATTTAACTTTAAGAACCCGTTTGTTTTTCACTTAATCGACTTAATAGAATAGAACTTAATATGAAAAGATATTAAGAGGCGTTTGTTTTGAACTTATTAAATAATACACGTCTTAATGTAGATTTCCAAAGCAATGTTAATTTCCATTCAAATCCTCAATATATAATAACTGCTATTTTAACTGCCCATATATAAGGTTAATTTAGTAAATTCAATTATTCAGACGGTTATTCAGTCAAAAAAACAAACAATAATTAATATTCGTCATTTAATTTTTCAGACGTCATATTTTTATTCAGACAAAAGGACTTAATAAAGAAAAAAACAAACGGGGCCTAAGTCTGCTTTGACTGCTGCACCACCCGAAAAAACACCATCATTGCATTGGTTTGAAATCTGGGAAAAGGAAACTGTTTCTTCCTCAATGATAACTGACGGTTTGGTGATCTCAGGATTGCCGGAGCAATTAACATCGATAGTATTATCCAATTGACCACCAGAATTGGTGTCATCAGGTTGGATATCGGAGAATCCAACATCGGAGAAGGCATACTTCCCGGAATCACATTCATGATTGACACCTTCAACCGACATATGCACCTGCCACTTCTCCATTTCTTTTGAATCTGTGGAGACAGCGTCGTTCAAAGATTCAGACTTTTGTGTTCTTTCACCATGAAGTCCTTCGACCCCTTCTTCCACAAGGTTTTCCCCCATTATACTTTCATCAGACGTGTTTTTAAGCGAGCCATCTTCGAAACTCTTGACCGGGTCAGGTTTTGAGGCATCAGTTGCCTCCGATGATCTATTACAATCTAAAACGGAAGCTGGACATTTTTTATCTCCATCGAAAACCTTACAGCTTTCCTCATCAACAGTCTGCACCTTACTTTTCACGACTTCAAAATGCTTGTTATTCACTTCAACCAATGTCCAAGATAACCTCTCATTGTTAAAACTAAACACGAGATTGTGGTTCCGCACCGATTTAGGGAGACTAAACTCGATACATTTACCACCAACCTTTATTtcaatatgattatgaataagctCATTATCATATTGGTTAATACCTTTAATTGTATCTGCAAAAGATCTACCTTCCCATTTTGATGCCTTAGGTTAAACATTGTTTAAATTAATAGTAGGGAAATCCTCCCTATTATCAATATTCTCACAGCCTATACCGACATCACTCTGAGACAGCTTAGAAGCGACATGTCTTCTCTCAATTGCCTTAAATGCACGAATCGACCTTCCATTTATCTGAATGGTGTTTAAGACATTTGTGAAGCAATCAACATCACTAATGTTCTCAAATCTTACGAATCCTAAGCGTTGTCCACTTGACAATCTCTTTCGAGGTAAATACACGTCCTTCAGAGCACCATAGTTCTCAAAAACTCTCCAACAATCGTCTCGAGACCATGTTTCCGGGAAGTTAAAAAACATAAACGACGATAAACGATTATCACTCGACTTTTTGCACGAATATCCATTTGACATGGGCGTCGAAAACGCCTTCTCAACCATCCTCTTGACCATTGGATCCTCACATCGTCGCACGATTAAAGAGAATTGAGAGATGATCAGAAAAGGGAGTAAAGGTAGCCTAAAGGAGTTAAGGATTTGATCGGAAATTGGCCGGAGAAGGCGGCGCTTTTTAGATCTTCTGATAAATATTACTAATAAGTTATGAGTAGGCCTCTTTTTAGATCTTCTGATAAATATTACTAATTCTAAATAAGCCATATACTTTGTAACACGGAACAGGAAAAACTGTATATTTTAATCACTTAAATGAATCTTAGAGATCAAAAACAAGTCCACAAAAGTCAGCATATTACCAGATCAGGCAGCGAAGGAAACAGTGCATCTGATAATCCTAATGAAACACAGTCAGATGGAGTACCtgcataaaaaaatattaattaaaattaataattatgatatattatagtagTATATATGTGCAAACATATATCTATAATTAAGATCTGGACTTGATATTGAAAGAAGGTAACCAGAAATAGCAAAAGCAGTTGCTCCACTAATTTCAGTTGGCTTTGCAGACAGAGGACGACGGAGAGTAACTGCGTGACTAACAGCTGAATTTTCCCTagacacatatatacatacaccgTTTATTTAttcattaattaaattaattataaaattattaaattacatatacataataatcataataaaatgcAGTTGAAATGAAATGACGTACGAATCAGGGGCGCACACCCAAACACGATAACGATTGGTGGAAACGAGAAGACGAACTAGTGCTTGTAGACCTGGTGCATCAATTCCGTCATCGTTAGTCACCATGATCGTCGGCCGATCATCATACTTATTAGTATCTTCCATTTCCGAACACAATGTAACGGTACTGACTGAGGAATTAATACAAATTTTAGATTTGGATTGATTGACCTGTTACTTGTGAGTGACGACGACTAGTCAACTAGTTCTGGCTGCTGGGAAAAGAGAATTTCTCCTGAGATATTATTGAGAAGGGACCGGGTTATATGAGTGGACGtggcttgttttttttttttttttttttttttttaacccgtGTATTCAACTATTTTTTTAACTGATTAATCCCAGACCCGCTTTGCGTTTTCACTTCgcgtcgggggctccgttttgaatacgagttaaaaaaaaagtcttgatctattttgtaaaaaagaatttttttcgacatctattcattttttttatttttttttaaaagttagttgatttattttgtataaaagaatgtttttcgacatcttttggtagtattgcagggttgttccttttatgaaagttgtctcctttatcgttgagggaaaaaaaagttagttgatttttttggtaaaaaagaatttttttcaacatcttttggtaacattgaagggttggttcttttatgagagttgcatcttttatcgttggagaccgaAAAAAAGGGTGAAATGAtgaaaatacccctggttactattgatgaatagtgctacagggttttgtctattagatataatattaaaataataataataataataataataataataataataataataataataataactagtgaaatgacccttggaattacgggtttatttaaacgaaataatttaatgacatgttttaggtattaagtgaatgtaaatgctaaaattatttattttaatgacccgttcgactaagaaaattttcgatatttttacaaatatatagagacatgtattttcgcatacatatgtaacgtaattaatctcgtaaagagaattcatatttaaatattaataatacaataattataattattataataaatataaataataataataataataataataaagtttgctcaaaattgagtatttatatttttaattataattattagtaataataaatgtcttttgaaatttttttagaaaactaaaatacaattattatatagatGTTATataatatgctttaaaatttgtaaATTTATTCATTGAGTGTTCCGTAGAAGATTATACAATTTAGAAGAGATTAGTATTTTTTaagaatatttatttattaaatattattttagagatttaatagatatatatatatatatatataatctaatatataaatagatttaatataatttcaaaataattatatttatgacATCACCTACATGCCCTCacaatttttcttttttctttttgattttttgatAGAAGGAATAAGGGTAATtattacatcatcattttagaattttaatataacttatagataataataattgtcatgacccagaaaatttcgacttatttttaagtcaattctaTATTTGAtctaatatttccgacacgataagcaaagtctgttatgttgagtcttaaaactttttgaactagtttacatgTTCAAGTAACCTTTgatcattctcgacgattcacgaacaacaatttataaatggatatataaataaatatatatatgtgacaAAGTAAAGTCAAGAGATACAAAATCAATGGAGGCTTGTTCCTCTTTATCTTTAAacacgtttttatttatttattttttttcttttgaacAAGAGCATATCACCCTCAAATTATTGAAACCGTGATAGATGGAAACAAAGATGTGGGCTCTATAATCTGTCATCTATGTTGAATTTTGCTTCATATAATGAGTTCTTATTTTTGTTCTTGACAGTCAAGAGacacttattactccgtattattactcttattgatactattaattattattattattattcttaatttaattaatattattattattaatcttattatcattaatactattatatataaaatactactataatatatttatttgatgATTATGCTTAAAAAGTATATAATTAAGATTATCTTATTGCTTGTTTCTAATTTGTGAACTTGCAACTTAAATCGTACTTTATAAATCTTAAATATTTAACTTACTTCTAATTTTACTTATAATAGTTACTCCCTCCGTCTCACTACAAAGGTTCACTTATTTTTTTAACATAGTTTTAGAAAATTTCACTAACTCTATTCTCCAACACTAAGAAATCTTATGAATAACCTTTCTTTTTTGACTGGTTAAAATACAAAGTAAACACTTAAAATGGGACATCCCAAAAATAAAAATGTGGATatttaaaatgagaaaagagagtatAATATTATATTAGAACTATGAACTACTTTCAAGATAAATTAAATtggatcaaattattattattattatttttacgtagTTTATACAACATgaatgttttataaaaatattgattTGTAAAAAAAAACATTAATTGATAAACATTGATTATAATACACTTGCTTGTTATTCAACGGTTAACATATGCATATCCATGTTGAAAGTTTAACAATAAGAAAATATAAAAGTAATTTAGTGGGTCTCATATAATTCTCGCTACAGTCCGTTAAAGTGACTAAGTGGTCTTTATCTATGTTAACTAGTGGCCTAAATATTAAGTTTGGTCATCTACTTTTCTGGTTAGAAAATATCTGAATAAGGTTAAGAGGGATTCACGAGAACACTCACGAGAGGCAACTAGTTCaccaaaaattaatattaatattatatactaaAGAATTTGGCCAATGTTCCCAACTCTCAGTATTTAAATCATGGCTTTGGTCACAATGTGAAAACACACAATCTAAAAAGAGTAGTGTCATACAAAATATTCACATAGTTTATATCTCAACACATACTCcgtatcatattcatcatcattattatcaattattattattattagtattatattacacataaaatactacgacggggtatgTTCGGGTGATTTTTCAAAACTAATTTTCAAACGGATTATAGCTAAGAAAATATtggatattgttcgtgaatccaagaccaaccgtacagtcgtctactatcattacgtctacgcaatttacctacaatattgaatctcaatattgaacagtgagtttcatttgctccttttttaattgcttttgcaatctatatttttgggctgagaatacatgcactttattttaaacgcaatggacacaagtacatacttatttctacactgagtttgaaccgaaaatcctttagctttggtaactagtagctgccagtacataggatgtggactggtgggcgcgaataactgtatatggatccatagggcttgacatccccgtccgagctagtagcgctagccttttaacggacgtatgttatttgagtttacgacacgttggtttgcgtgtattaaaacaataagggttattatttatatagcgttaagtttagttaccagggtgctctgttacgtagaatctattgacaaacttttgataaacatttcggatgaaacaactgaaatcttgtggtccaccttgatatacagattatgcgcaatattaaaactatgaactcaccaacctttgtgttgacactttaaagcatgtttattctcaggttcctagaagtcttccgctgtttgcttatatgttagacaagctatgtgcatggagtcttacatggcatatttttcaaggaaacgttgcattcaccaagtcatcaccgtgtatcttattttgactgcattgtcaacggaagtactattgtaaactattatttaccgtgattgtctatatgtagaaatcatcagatgtcgaaaacctttgatttaaatattcatttatggtgtgccttttcaaaagaatgcaatgtttacaaaacgtatcatatagaggtcaaatacctcgcaatgaaatcgataaatgacgtgttcgtccatatggatttggagcgatcgtcacagttggtatcagagcgttggtcctagtgaaccaggtcttgcattagtgtgtctaactgataagttgttaggatacattcgtaagtctggacttcgaccgtgtctgcatgtcaaaagttttgcttattatttttgtcagaaattacctgcttatcattcctagtctagacacgttttcctgcatttattgcatgaatagtgtatagacaaaattcatatcttagcatatctgttactgtaaacttttcctgacatcttccgaaaatttctccgtgatttatagaatttgatattatatatacatatgtaaattatatattgaagaataccaaactaaattctataatctaattcatatcaaaaatcatctccctaattatacaagatggatcccgtatctagttcaaattccttaaactccgacagctattccgatatggatattcacctgaattccgaagatagtgtaaccggaatggatcaaccaattagccatcatctattctggatgaattggggatgggttcgtagtctacttaatcattggagacaagaagaaggtgatcccttccatccaccatattgccctcttggcgaagaacctgaagcacttaccggcgaacctgttcgagacactattttctctctcatttccagagtatctcgtcacgataatatactatctcaaattctggatcttattcatccgctcgtccgaaccgccaatcatcccggtatagtagaagaagtcaacgagcttcgcgctctggtagtggctttggagaatatggtgcaaaggttacaagcaccagcagcatcaccggcatcaacagtaccaccaacaacaacaccaacagtaccattaccaccaccaacaacatccgcatcgcaaacctcaacttcacaatctgttccacgagcatcaacgtcatacgcaccgtagttaccaagaaataccagcaacaataaccgatgaagtattaactcatttccccctgaagaaattttatgtatatttaatatatatgaattttgaaatcaaaataaatcttttcgtactaagctattacgtgtgaatcttaactggtaggtactacccggttagttcatattactaatatgcaatgatgtacattcttccttaacaacttaaccatcgttaactacaatctctgtttcaatccaatgaatttcatttcataataaaccaagtgtattattcaattacataattgattttacattttcattttcgatgtactcgaaactatccagaaaacatcatctgtgccttgtaaggttcacaagaatttcacgagcatcaacatccttcaccaaggaatatcaataagaataaataatgaagtattgatttcattagcgaaatactccgcaaagattaagtaatctttaatattttagagattattcatttctaatttcagccaaaaatcaaatgagcttaatatgatattaactcattaaatctgtattacatctgaagagaatatacatacatatattttcataaagattgtaatgaaaattcttttgtacaaaatattacttttgaaatcttaaaagggtaggtaatactcgggaagtatataagttcacaattaatatgttatactgtacattcttcaactttgattcaaaaattattaacaatgctcacaacgatatacaatcgttttcatacaaatttgattacatattctgatattgacggatcagaatccaagtcataactctgaaccagtaacaccattcttagatctctacatctttcaaagctatactttgacttcaaaactgtgcaagatcctttagcgttgttaatatcgaaaataatcttgctatccttttcaaagtatccagtattatcaaccattaaccagtcaacgacaacctttcagactttaaactttggtatatacgtttttgttaccgggaaaccttttatgttccaccacattagcagtagatttaccaacaactccattgatctttgacctttcgaaaaatctttatactcattgaaaccgtatcatgtactcatccacatcatgtaacggcaattgccataccaactaccgaaaattagcaatcagtattttgaaatcttgcagcacgtctacgccaacagttatatgtgtacatataacgtctacctcctggacttacatacttcgaatatgaagtttctgaaaaacaccctgaactgcgaactagttctcgaaatgttgatgaagcagcaaaaactgtaaacgactttaacagtcaaaagtttgatgataaagaatggtatggtggcaaagcttagaaaaagagaaggtttggaactggaaaacggattgagcaaagtatgaaggaggctgtggataaatcacaaagactgaacctgccttcaaagaatccaaatgattcagtgtctgctgaaatccttagtaaataccttgctccttactctaaaacctttgcggacgatattcttcatcatcattatcttaaatattctaagatattatcatatctttcattataaatatcctcgatatttctgaagatattttcataaccattcttatttgaaatcattcatctcttcgcgctatctgtgttataacataaaagaaactattttagtttctaaaattctgaagaaaaaaaaattcgaaaaatggatgtttgaagtaatgttgagaattgaagcatgagttagtataatataatgacacttgatcaacgtgattatattacagtaagtcatgctgagtttctaatggaacgtgataaaggttcacagatcacaccctcatcatgaaccattttacataactctttcattctatataatctctaaatatatcaagaaaatatatttcctgatgattcggtcttttccagatgttctagtaatttgacaaatcaagatcgtgccattacaatttctttcttagaacattaattatgttcatccgaaattcatacctacaaattctggaccattatccgcttgacttaaggtcgggaagagaaattgaaagcatggagctccgaaatataaaggagaatataggcccgataacaaccccgaaatttacaaaccgcgtatatcaatgcgtatagcaatataaagacacgggagaatgaaaaacactataaccccaaggtaatggtagaagaaagtaacttcctctagaggtagatgaaaaagaagaatgacagatatgaaagttaggagtatatcaagaatcagaactggatgaagcatttcacaatcttttagaagtatgaaatgaggaagaaaatgtaggagtgatgaaaataatgagacGAAAGGGATTAATTTATAAGCGAAATaactgacagag comes from Rutidosis leptorrhynchoides isolate AG116_Rl617_1_P2 chromosome 4, CSIRO_AGI_Rlap_v1, whole genome shotgun sequence and encodes:
- the LOC139845150 gene encoding uncharacterized protein; protein product: MEDTNKYDDRPTIMVTNDDGIDAPGLQALVRLLVSTNRYRVWVCAPDSENSAVSHAVTLRRPLSAKPTEISGATAFAISGTPSDCVSLGLSDALFPSLPDLVLSGINMGSNCGYHIVYSGTVAGAREAFIHGLPSVSLSYDWVKGTSNPNYLKLTAEACLPIIDAIFMEIKNKTYHQECFLNVDFPTDILNHKGFKLTEQGYSCMKVGWKQVPSDTQSRHMQATTPMEPDSVASDLDTKDASPTPLLFTLELKGGQVENGGTDYSSLKEGYITVTPLGALTNAKIESQNYYKNWLPGVAECPSAL